CTCTGGCAGCCGCCTATCCGGGACGTGACCCCCACCGATTGCGGCAAATGCTCCCTGGCCCCCACCTGCCAGACGATTTCCGCCGCACCCGGCGTCGCCGCAATGTGGCGTCGGCTGGGATTAGTAAGCGCCAACGGTCGCCCCACTCGTCGGGGGGAGATTGTCAGCTGCTTCGCCCACGGAGACGGGCTGGCCGTAGCAGCCGGGCTGGAGGATGAAACCTATCCCATCAGTGAGATGGTGTATGATCTGGCCGACCTCGATGCTGGATTCCGCTTCTGCGGGGAGGAAAATCGGTGGGCCGGCCGCCTCGCTCTGTGCTGCCACCAGGTGTTCGGGTTTCAAAGCATCCCAGGCTACCTGGAGAACGGACTTCCTTTGAAGTATGGCTCTGGAGCCGAGACGATCGTGGCCTCGGTGCATCGGGATCCTGCCTCGAAATCGAAATGGGTGCGGCCCTTCCTAGGCATGGGGGATATTGATCGGATGATCATCGAGTGGCGAAGCCTGCTGCGGCAGATTACGCACTCTCCGGCGATCGAGTGGGATCGTTGGAGCAGCCTGCAGACGCTGGCGAAGGAGATCCTCGCGGAGACCGAGTCTCCGACGCTCATCGATCTGCCGCCGCTGGAATACACTCAGACGAAACGCGTCGATCATCGACTGGCTCTTCGACGCCACTAGCAGGCCGTCGGACTTAGAATGTCGTTCGGTCTGACCGCTTAGAACCGGTTTGTTTTGCCTCAATTCATCCCGCTCCGCTTGCTTTTCAGACCGCCCCCACCATTCGGTGTAGTCTTTTCGGAGTGTAGGCAGCACATCGGCTCTTTTCCGCAGGAAAAATATCTAGCAGCAAACACCGCCGACGCGATCCCCCAGTTTCCGCACCTCACAACAGCCGTGCCATCGCGACGGCGGTGTTTGCTGCTAGCCCTGCACCTTGGCCAGAAGCGGACGAAACATCCTTTGGCCCAGCGGGGAGTCCAGGAAGGTGCCTCCACCCACCGCCAAAAAGGTGCGGAGAACGGGGTGATAGGCCATGGACCGCGCCTCGGGAAGGACAATAGCTTGCCCCCCAAAACCAAGTTTGAAGAGCGACATGCCGGAGGTGTTCGATTTTGGCAGAGGACGACCGGCCAGAAACGCTTCAGCACTCGCCCGCTCCACCCCCAAGAAGTCGAACGTGCAGCAGCCGTGGTCCTGCGCCCACTCGATCGTCCGCCACCAAAGAACCTCATTGGGATGCAGCTTGCCGTGCCGACCGGACCACCCGACTCGCCAGGCGCGAAAAGCCCTACCCATCATCAGCCCAAACAAACCCGCTATAGGCTCCCCTTCGTGTTCCACAAAAAAAAGACGTGCGCTGCCGCGCGGGCTGAATGCATCCCAGAGTTCTTGGTAGAACCTGGGCTGAGGCGGGTTGGGTGAAACGCCTCTTCGCTGGCAGAGAGCGCTCAGCATCGAGAAAAACAGATCCAGATCAGCGCGACCCCCTTCGCGAAACCGCAGCCCGGACCGGACTCCCGATCGCACGTAGTTCCTCAGGGTTGCACGGAGACGCGCGAAGAGCGTTTCGCGATCCAAGGCCAGGTCCAGAACCGTCGTGGCTCCCATAAGGTTCGCGGGAGGCAGGCTGTCCGGATGTCGACGAAACCCGACACGGTCCAGCTCATCGGTCAGCCGGTTCGCCTCGGCCGGGAGGTCGAGCACCAGATAACTTAAGCCCAATTCCCTTCCCAGATTGGCCAGGGAACTAGCGAGGCGCCGCTGCCAGGCGGGATCCTCAAGGGGTCCGACTGGACCTTTGGGCAGATAGCCAATCCTTCCCAACCGGCCGGCCGACCTCAGAAGAACTTGAGCACCCGCCACGATGGTCCCATCACGCTCGAACAAAAGCCGCGCCGGCCTCCACGGCGCTACCCGGCTTTTGGCCTGGGCCCAAAGCGAGGTTTGCTCATGATGCCCCATCCACTCACCCTCCAGGAAGGCATCCCAGGCAGGATCACTCATCTCCATGGAAATCCGGGAACTGGGCGAGGGATCGTTCACGCGAGTAACCGTCCGAAACCTGAGTGCAGAGCCGTGATGAAGGAAAAGGTCCGGAAGATGGCGAGCTTCCTGGAATGAGAGGTTGGGCTGGCGGAGAGGCTCATGGGTCGAGCAACGGGAGCGAGGAGCGACCGCCGCGGGAAGATCACGAGGTCAGTGATCGAGCTTCCGACGCTTCACCAGAGGCTTGGATCGATCCCGGACCTCGCACATCACACGCCGCATCAGCGCCCAGGCCGGAAGAGGAAGTGAACCGCACCGATGCGGATCCTCCGAGCGAAGCAGTCTTGCCTTAAGCCAGACCTCCTCCCCGGGGCTCACCGTCATCGGTTGATGATCGCGGATGAATTGGAATGGCGGAGCGGCCAAAGACGCCGACCGCGACGCCTGGAATTCGTCGACAGAGTTGCCGGGAAGGGGCGAGGGAACATCCACTACCAGCCTCTCGACCCCTTCGGGAATCACAACCCGAAGTCGAGCCCCCATGGGACGCACCCACAAGGTCGAGCCCTGCCTCCGAGTTAGGTAGTTTGAGCGCTGGATTTCATCCATATTGCACCAGCGCACCGGCCCTAGACGGTTGATCTGGGCAGCCAGATCGAAGATCAGCCCCAGCCCGTCCGCCATGGTATCATGATGCCCCACCGGAATGATGGGCCGGTCCAAGAAAGCCGAAACAACCGCATCGCCGAGGGAGGTGGCGCAAAAGCGGAACCGCGGAACCACCGGAAATCCACCGCGAGTGATCTCAGCCAGCTTGAGGCCGAACGCAGCTCCCCAGTCATAACCCTGGTTCCACAGCCTCAGGGACCAGGGCGAGATACAAGCTCCCTCCATTCCCAGGGTGAGCATTACATGCATCATGCTCACCGAGCAGGCTCCGTGCGGGGCGGCCATTGAACGGGAAACCGAGACGCCCGTCCGAGCCTCGAACTTCTCAATCCTGCGAAAAGCCTGAGCGATGAGCCGTCGATCCGTGTTGCTGTCGTTGCTGCCGAGCAACTCCGCGTGGAGATGATTGCTCCCGTGGAACAGCAGAGAGAGTTGATCAGCCCCCTCGCGGAAGAGCTTTACCGACGCGCTGTCGGCGTACCAGCAGTCCAACGGGACCATCGCCATGGTGACATGGAACCTTTCACTGCGCCCAAACTCCACCAACTCCCGAAAGGGCAAAAATCCATAGGTCGGCCAGTGCAGGTTCGGATCATCGAACATGAAGCACGCACGAAGTCCAGGAGGCTGCCATCCAGTCTCCCCCACCACTCGCCGAAGAAAATGAATCAGCGGCAGCAGCCGCAAAAAGTGGGCGCCATGGCAGTACTCCAACGGATACTCCCCATCGGCCAAGGCGGGCGGCCCCCAAACTACGAAATCAGCCGAGGCTGCGCCCCGAGAACGATGAACCCACACGGCCTGCCCAGCGACAGTCGCCTGCACCTGATCTCCTATCCCCACGGCCAGCGGTTGAAATCCACCCGGGTTCTTGTGCGGTAGCCGATGTCCCCTCAAGCGCAGGTCAAGGTGGTTGCCGGTACCGAAGGCCACCTGGATATCCTCGGTGCCAGCGTCCGCCGTTGAGCCGGCTCCCATCACGACATAAACAGGCTTTCCGCAGTCCAATACAAACGCAAGCGCCTGCTCGCCACCACCCAAGAACAGCACCGCATCCCCCTCGGAGATCCGACTCAGGTCGCCCCCGGGAACAAAGTCCAGCGGCAGCAAGTCGCTCAGGGCAGACCAAACCCGCGCACCCGACGCCTCCAATCCCGGAAACACCACGACTCGTTTTCTAGCTAGGTGACTCATGCTTCAGCTCGAGGTCCCTTTTTCTTAATCGGACGCAGGGAACGGTAAAAAGCCTTCAGACTGTCATCC
The nucleotide sequence above comes from Verrucomicrobiales bacterium. Encoded proteins:
- a CDS encoding GNAT family N-acetyltransferase is translated as MSDPAWDAFLEGEWMGHHEQTSLWAQAKSRVAPWRPARLLFERDGTIVAGAQVLLRSAGRLGRIGYLPKGPVGPLEDPAWQRRLASSLANLGRELGLSYLVLDLPAEANRLTDELDRVGFRRHPDSLPPANLMGATTVLDLALDRETLFARLRATLRNYVRSGVRSGLRFREGGRADLDLFFSMLSALCQRRGVSPNPPQPRFYQELWDAFSPRGSARLFFVEHEGEPIAGLFGLMMGRAFRAWRVGWSGRHGKLHPNEVLWWRTIEWAQDHGCCTFDFLGVERASAEAFLAGRPLPKSNTSGMSLFKLGFGGQAIVLPEARSMAYHPVLRTFLAVGGGTFLDSPLGQRMFRPLLAKVQG